In one Echinicola marina genomic region, the following are encoded:
- a CDS encoding nuclear transport factor 2 family protein, which translates to MTKIIASPNCGNSPKMAFLKEFNIAFAKGNIDYLIESVSDEIVWHIVGDKEIAGKEMFRSEMENMKTNKVVELTLYQILSHGKEGAVNGSMKMHDGKEYAFSDFYQFSGAKGKLIKSITSYIIKMK; encoded by the coding sequence ATGACAAAAATCATTGCTAGCCCAAATTGTGGAAACTCCCCTAAAATGGCTTTCCTAAAAGAGTTTAATATTGCTTTTGCTAAGGGCAATATTGATTACTTGATCGAAAGCGTATCTGACGAAATTGTTTGGCACATCGTCGGCGACAAAGAAATCGCCGGAAAGGAGATGTTTAGAAGTGAAATGGAAAATATGAAAACAAACAAAGTGGTCGAACTAACTTTATACCAAATCTTATCCCACGGAAAAGAAGGGGCAGTAAACGGATCAATGAAAATGCATGATGGAAAGGAATATGCATTTTCCGATTTTTACCAATTTAGTGGCGCAAAAGGTAAACTCATTAAATCAATAACTTCATATATAATTAAAATGAAATAA